One region of Syntrophobacter fumaroxidans MPOB genomic DNA includes:
- a CDS encoding chemotaxis protein CheA encodes MAESQDFLQEYVEEVKEHLQELEHSLLVLEKEGTNKEEINQIFRAAHSIKGASAYMGLEGLANLTHRLESLISEIQSQSRPVPPEGITVMLSCVDFVANAVRQLQETGMEPALPESLLEDLHDVLSLREAEPEVPPPLPDEPVGVVPEPDASAAVSPMAMREEFDQVRLDIGSEDLEAALDEMDGLIEKHRQSGQSLDAEETLPLEATEPEGDFHRARDFPREEAPSEPGFDAVETLLGATEPEGDFHRAEDFLRKEVSSEPGFDEAGACLREEEQPVWSLDEMEEIQEEDQELYKIFLKAFSEGLTEIGGILESSTGDSLPEADADGVRDIIRRLIASSQYMDYEKLAAALSEWENRMNRLGKAPPAYQRAPVQELFESHRRRFRDILPGLRQLSDGDSGKGIPEDTGASPEEDEELFSIFSDSFREAFAELANRITISPESILSEDELEASRSIIKRMIMSSQYMDYQDVANALIEMDESILNTSRQSGAHGEFLLAQLNDYGARLQKMIPGLDLPFPLRPDESPQANREGMSEEDGELLTIFLDSFRELYFKLHVLIPEAPGEFLSAENFEQCLELFKRLKSSSQYMDYEEVLNLVNEVEINFQHSHLSGLGDGQTLSELLHRYGKRLENALPGLAQLSPTAEAVPESAPAGESVTALDTGIDQIDLLITPDQVMPENLSADDIAPEAPVPDTKPPVVPTVAGKEKEPKPDLPARSTEKKQQKGRVVTVAEEIAPSSTLRVDAQKVDQLLNQVGELVVTRSEFIQFSTSFRDMLREIVAQGKLTKQEVRRLRAFSFRLNESTISLGRVANDLQDSVMRIRMLPISFLFQRFPRVVRDQSLKLGKKVELLVEGGETEIDKRVLEQMNDPIVQFLRNAIAHGIETPEERKRASKPETGMIRLSAFHQGDYVTLQIEDDGRGIDTKKLRTILEERRELSTHELERLSDQELMYAIFLPGVSTHEGVDETAGRGVGLDVVKENVERMNGAIEVESYAGLGTRFTIKIPLTVAIIRALLVKGAQQIFTIPLSTVSEILRYTEDATHTIEGFEVISLRGKTIPLVHIGKLLKMSSVVDENEHRSIVIVATSFREVGLVVDGLLGEREVVIKPLEDGVHKFDGFSGATLLGDGTVSLILDVSSLLRIMKDAFRDPRMVRAETLH; translated from the coding sequence ATGGCAGAATCCCAAGACTTCCTGCAGGAATATGTGGAAGAGGTCAAGGAGCATCTCCAGGAATTGGAGCATTCCCTTCTCGTTCTGGAAAAGGAAGGGACCAACAAGGAAGAAATCAATCAGATATTCCGGGCGGCCCATAGCATCAAAGGTGCTTCCGCATATATGGGGCTAGAGGGACTGGCCAACCTCACTCACCGACTCGAAAGCCTGATCAGTGAAATCCAGAGCCAGTCGCGACCTGTGCCGCCCGAAGGGATAACCGTCATGCTTTCCTGCGTCGACTTCGTCGCGAACGCGGTGAGACAATTGCAGGAAACCGGCATGGAACCTGCCTTACCGGAGTCTCTGCTCGAAGACCTGCACGATGTGCTCTCCCTGAGGGAGGCGGAACCCGAGGTGCCGCCGCCTTTACCGGACGAGCCCGTTGGAGTTGTCCCGGAACCGGACGCATCGGCTGCGGTCAGTCCCATGGCAATGCGGGAAGAATTCGACCAGGTGAGGCTGGATATCGGCAGTGAGGACCTGGAGGCGGCTCTCGACGAGATGGACGGGCTCATAGAAAAACACCGGCAGTCCGGCCAATCCCTCGACGCAGAGGAAACGCTCCCATTGGAGGCAACCGAACCTGAAGGCGATTTCCACCGGGCGAGGGACTTCCCCCGGGAAGAGGCGCCTTCCGAACCCGGTTTCGACGCGGTGGAGACCTTACTGGGGGCAACCGAACCCGAAGGCGATTTCCACCGGGCGGAGGATTTCCTCCGCAAAGAGGTGTCTTCCGAACCCGGTTTCGATGAGGCTGGGGCCTGCCTGCGGGAAGAGGAACAGCCCGTATGGTCACTTGATGAGATGGAAGAAATCCAGGAGGAGGACCAGGAACTCTACAAGATATTCCTCAAAGCGTTCTCCGAAGGACTGACCGAAATCGGCGGAATCCTGGAATCGTCCACCGGAGATTCTCTGCCGGAGGCCGACGCCGATGGCGTCCGAGACATCATCCGACGGCTCATCGCCTCTTCCCAGTACATGGACTACGAGAAGCTGGCCGCCGCGCTGTCGGAATGGGAGAACAGGATGAACAGGCTCGGCAAGGCCCCTCCCGCTTACCAGAGAGCGCCCGTGCAAGAGCTGTTCGAATCTCATCGCCGGCGTTTCCGGGACATACTGCCCGGTCTGAGGCAGCTGTCGGATGGGGATTCCGGGAAGGGAATACCTGAAGATACGGGAGCGTCTCCCGAAGAAGATGAAGAGCTCTTCTCCATTTTTTCGGATTCCTTTCGCGAGGCCTTCGCGGAACTGGCGAATCGCATCACCATTTCTCCCGAATCGATCCTGTCCGAGGACGAGCTCGAGGCATCCCGCAGCATCATCAAACGGATGATCATGTCGTCCCAGTACATGGATTATCAGGACGTCGCCAACGCCCTGATCGAAATGGACGAATCCATCCTCAACACCTCGCGGCAGAGCGGTGCGCACGGGGAGTTCCTTCTCGCTCAGCTCAACGATTACGGCGCGCGGCTGCAAAAAATGATTCCCGGCCTGGATCTTCCGTTTCCGCTTCGTCCCGATGAATCGCCCCAGGCTAACCGCGAGGGGATGAGCGAGGAAGACGGCGAGCTCCTCACCATCTTTCTCGATTCATTTCGGGAGCTCTATTTCAAGCTCCACGTCCTGATCCCGGAGGCACCGGGGGAGTTCCTCTCCGCAGAGAACTTCGAGCAATGCCTCGAGCTCTTCAAACGGTTGAAATCCTCCTCACAGTATATGGACTATGAGGAGGTTTTGAATCTCGTCAATGAGGTGGAAATCAACTTTCAACACTCACACCTGTCCGGGCTGGGGGATGGCCAGACGTTGTCGGAGCTGTTGCATCGTTACGGGAAGCGGTTGGAGAATGCGCTTCCAGGGCTGGCGCAGCTTTCACCCACCGCGGAAGCGGTTCCCGAATCGGCGCCGGCCGGTGAATCCGTGACGGCCCTCGACACGGGGATCGACCAGATCGATTTGCTCATTACCCCGGACCAGGTAATGCCCGAGAACCTGTCGGCGGACGATATCGCACCCGAGGCTCCCGTACCCGACACCAAGCCTCCGGTGGTCCCGACTGTCGCCGGAAAGGAAAAAGAGCCCAAACCGGACCTGCCTGCCAGGTCCACTGAGAAAAAACAGCAGAAAGGCCGTGTTGTAACGGTCGCTGAAGAAATAGCCCCGTCTTCGACTCTGCGCGTGGATGCGCAGAAAGTGGACCAGTTGCTCAACCAGGTCGGAGAACTGGTGGTGACGAGGTCCGAATTCATCCAGTTCTCCACTTCCTTCAGGGATATGCTCCGGGAGATCGTGGCCCAGGGGAAACTGACGAAACAGGAAGTAAGAAGACTCCGTGCGTTCAGTTTCAGGCTGAACGAGTCCACCATTTCGCTGGGCCGGGTGGCCAACGACCTCCAGGACTCGGTGATGCGCATCCGGATGCTCCCGATTTCGTTTCTTTTTCAGCGCTTTCCCAGGGTCGTGCGCGATCAGTCGCTCAAGCTCGGGAAAAAAGTGGAACTGCTGGTCGAGGGCGGGGAGACGGAAATCGACAAGAGAGTTCTGGAACAGATGAATGATCCCATCGTGCAGTTCTTGCGCAACGCAATCGCTCACGGGATCGAGACCCCTGAAGAGCGCAAGCGCGCCTCCAAGCCCGAAACGGGGATGATCCGCCTCTCCGCCTTCCACCAGGGGGACTACGTGACCCTGCAGATTGAAGACGATGGGCGCGGCATCGACACCAAGAAGCTGAGGACCATCCTGGAGGAACGCAGAGAGCTCAGTACCCACGAATTGGAACGTCTCTCCGACCAGGAACTCATGTATGCCATATTCCTGCCCGGCGTCTCCACTCACGAAGGAGTGGACGAAACCGCCGGACGGGGTGTGGGGTTGGATGTGGTCAAAGAAAACGTGGAACGCATGAACGGAGCCATCGAGGTCGAGTCATACGCCGGTCTCGGGACTCGATTCACCATCAAGATCCCTCTTACCGTGGCCATCATCAGGGCCTTGCTGGTCAAGGGCGCTCAGCAGATTTTCACCATCCCTCTGAGCACCGTTTCCGAGATACTCCGGTACACCGAGGACGCAACGCACACCATCGAGGGGTTCGAAGTCATATCTTTGCGCGGCAAGACCATTCCCCTGGTCCATATCGGGAAGCTGCTCAAAATGTCGTCCGTGGTGGACGAAAACGAACACCGGTCCATCGTCATCGTGGCGACGAGCTTCCGGGAGGTGGGCCTGGTGGTGGACGGCCTGTTGGGTGAGCGTGAAGTGGTCATCAAGCCGCTGGAAGACGGCGTCCACAAATTCGATGGATTCTCGGGGGCAACGCTCCTGGGCGACGGGACGGTCTCCTTGATCCTCGATGTTTCGTCCCTGCTCAGGATCATGAAGGATGCCTTCCGGGATCCCAGAATGGTGAGGGCCGAGACCTTG
- a CDS encoding response regulator — protein sequence MPKRILVVDDSNLMRHCIVQCLSDAGHQVVGKARDGNEAVALYKQLRPDVVTMDVTMRGKDGISAARDILELNPEALIIFYTLLDSPNMEAQLQNIAIMKVIKKGDEEELLRTLAALD from the coding sequence ATGCCAAAACGTATTCTGGTTGTAGATGATTCGAACCTGATGAGGCATTGCATCGTTCAGTGCCTCTCGGACGCCGGCCACCAGGTCGTCGGTAAAGCCCGGGACGGGAACGAAGCCGTGGCACTGTACAAGCAACTGCGTCCGGATGTGGTCACCATGGACGTCACCATGCGGGGCAAGGACGGCATCTCAGCCGCCAGGGATATCCTTGAGCTCAATCCGGAAGCATTAATCATTTTTTACACTCTACTCGATTCTCCGAATATGGAAGCTCAACTTCAAAACATCGCGATAATGAAAGTGATCAAAAAAGGGGATGAAGAGGAGCTTCTTCGTACTTTGGCAGCTTTGGATTAA